Proteins from a single region of Candidatus Saccharibacteria bacterium:
- a CDS encoding sodium:glutamate symporter produces MSIEFLAYAIIILALLAGYVFVKLPIIRRAYLPASVVAGLALLALSPQLLAGVPSEYYSSWSPLPALLINVVFAGLFLARPFISFKKMWQIASPQAAFGQMIAWGYYAVGGLVTLFVLIPIFAATPLTAALIEMSFEGGHGTAAGMIPVFHDLGFAEGQELTVALATTSLVATLLSGFILIAWGRRRGYVVHQGPIEALHSKVYYRRIVHDLRKKGVRLREEFAPWRFVTHAILLALSVLAGWVLHWLLLQLELSTWGQHGVKIFGYTPVFTFCMFGGMFMQYVWTKLGWQVSRPVIEVLGAAALSVLITTAIGTMSLDFFARDGWIFALLATTGIVWVLFCFLVLGRYMFKKHWFTNSIISIGQSMGTTATGLLFAQMVDPKRKTGAVESFGYKQLLFEPFMGGGIVTALSMPLIIALGLPLFTFLCGAIAILWLAAGIFYFGKRA; encoded by the coding sequence ATGTCGATAGAATTTCTCGCTTACGCAATTATCATACTCGCCCTCTTGGCGGGCTACGTTTTTGTTAAGCTGCCGATTATTCGTAGGGCGTATTTGCCCGCTAGCGTGGTTGCGGGGCTAGCCCTGCTTGCACTCAGCCCTCAGCTTCTCGCGGGAGTACCCTCCGAATACTATTCGTCGTGGTCGCCGCTACCGGCGCTGCTTATAAACGTTGTTTTTGCAGGATTATTTTTGGCTCGTCCGTTCATATCGTTTAAAAAAATGTGGCAGATTGCCAGCCCTCAGGCTGCGTTTGGACAAATGATTGCATGGGGGTACTACGCAGTAGGCGGGTTGGTGACGCTCTTCGTTCTTATTCCCATATTTGCTGCGACGCCCCTTACAGCGGCGCTTATCGAAATGAGTTTCGAGGGCGGTCATGGCACGGCTGCGGGTATGATTCCGGTATTTCACGATCTTGGTTTTGCCGAAGGCCAGGAATTAACTGTTGCCCTTGCCACGACAAGCCTTGTGGCGACGCTGCTATCGGGATTTATCCTGATCGCATGGGGAAGGCGGCGAGGCTATGTGGTGCACCAGGGGCCGATAGAAGCACTTCATTCTAAAGTTTACTACCGGCGGATTGTTCACGATCTTCGCAAAAAAGGCGTGCGCCTTCGCGAGGAATTTGCCCCTTGGCGTTTTGTTACTCATGCGATTCTTCTGGCGCTTTCGGTACTTGCTGGTTGGGTATTGCACTGGCTTTTGCTCCAGCTCGAGCTTTCGACGTGGGGGCAGCACGGCGTAAAAATTTTTGGCTACACACCAGTATTTACCTTTTGTATGTTCGGCGGCATGTTTATGCAATATGTGTGGACAAAATTGGGTTGGCAAGTATCGCGGCCAGTAATCGAGGTGCTCGGCGCAGCTGCACTAAGCGTGCTTATTACGACAGCTATTGGCACAATGTCACTCGATTTTTTTGCACGCGATGGCTGGATTTTTGCGCTTCTTGCCACTACCGGAATCGTATGGGTGCTGTTCTGTTTTCTGGTACTCGGTCGCTATATGTTTAAAAAGCACTGGTTTACAAATTCGATTATCAGCATCGGGCAGTCCATGGGAACAACTGCAACAGGACTTCTTTTTGCGCAAATGGTTGATCCGAAACGAAAAACTGGAGCTGTGGAAAGTTTTGGATACAAACAGCTTTTGTTCGAACCATTCATGGGTGGTGGTATTGTCACCGCTCTCTCGATGCCCCTTATTATTGCGCTAGGATTGCCGCTTTTTACGTTCTTGTGCGGAGCGATTGCTATTTTATGGCTGGCCGCGGGCATATTTTATTTTGGCAAACGGGCATAG
- the prfB gene encoding peptide chain release factor 2 yields MQALLKRLEALQQAIAAAYDQLAIDSKAEQMTALEKELAAPEIWNNPSYAGEKSKQLAALGGMVEPWRTLRAQASDIIEFIQLGDDSLLSEFEVQVEALEKEFAERKKELLFNGEYDDHNAILRLSAGAGGTDAQDWTEMLERMYLRWAEKSGFDATIVERSAGEEAGIKSSVIEITGPYAYGRLRSENGVHRLVRLSPFNSDNLRQTSFALVEILPQISTPDEVEINEKDLKIDVYRAGGHGGQSVNTTDSAVRVTHLPTGIVVAIQNERSQLQNKETALKILRSKLAQLSLEQHTKNIGELQAGESANWGSQIRNYVLHPYTLVKDTRTKYEDRDTSGVLDGKLEGFMTSYLESHLE; encoded by the coding sequence ATGCAGGCTTTGCTTAAGCGGCTGGAAGCGTTGCAGCAGGCTATTGCCGCTGCATACGACCAGCTTGCTATAGATAGCAAGGCCGAGCAAATGACAGCTCTCGAAAAAGAGCTTGCAGCGCCGGAAATCTGGAACAACCCCAGCTATGCAGGCGAAAAAAGCAAGCAGCTCGCCGCTCTTGGAGGAATGGTCGAACCATGGCGAACGCTCCGTGCGCAGGCGAGTGATATTATTGAATTTATTCAGCTCGGCGATGATTCGCTTCTTTCGGAGTTCGAGGTTCAGGTAGAGGCTTTAGAAAAAGAGTTTGCCGAGCGAAAAAAAGAACTGCTGTTTAACGGCGAATACGACGACCACAACGCTATTTTACGATTGAGTGCGGGTGCCGGTGGAACCGATGCCCAAGATTGGACTGAAATGCTAGAGCGTATGTATCTTCGATGGGCCGAAAAATCCGGCTTCGACGCGACGATCGTTGAACGCTCGGCGGGTGAAGAGGCGGGTATAAAATCGAGCGTGATTGAAATAACGGGGCCATATGCGTACGGACGCCTGCGCTCAGAAAATGGAGTCCATCGCCTGGTTCGGCTAAGTCCGTTTAATAGTGACAACCTTCGCCAGACCAGCTTTGCTCTCGTTGAAATTCTTCCGCAGATAAGTACGCCCGACGAAGTTGAGATCAACGAAAAAGACCTGAAAATAGACGTCTATAGGGCAGGTGGTCATGGTGGCCAAAGCGTTAACACTACGGATAGTGCAGTGCGAGTAACGCATTTGCCAACGGGCATTGTGGTAGCGATTCAAAACGAACGTTCGCAGTTGCAAAACAAAGAAACCGCACTTAAAATTCTCCGTTCTAAACTTGCCCAGCTTAGCCTAGAACAGCACACCAAAAATATCGGGGAACTGCAGGCGGGTGAATCGGCAAATTGGGGAAGTCAAATCCGCAACTATGTACTGCATCCATATACGCTTGTTAAAGATACGCGCACAAAGTACGAAGATCGCGATACTTCGGGCGTGCTTGATGGCAAGCTCGAAGGTTTCATGACGTCCTACCTCGAATCACATCTCGAATAG
- a CDS encoding insulinase family protein — MKHTIEEVKLPNGARGLLIDIPGATVMSFQFQFRAGNRYVRSKDIYETAHIMEHMAFGANAKFKSEHEYEAEFTKNGAYHNAYTSDLSMVYVADCADFEWDRIFTLQRVAICQPKFNAQELEAEKGNVKSELTGYLNNHNRVLWPKVQQLLGEDVYTFWQRLQTIPHVTLADIREHHKRTHTAKNMCFVIAGKLNGRKAEIKRQLAEWELPEGERFEVPKDILTSGNPTLIRRKEASNLTFGLSMTMPRELSDEEAEAMNCLDQILTGTMHSRIYGAARKKGLAYGVFSDTSVGFHDSSWDFGGQVNLETSSDLFDIIVREVKCVLDGKITEEELEAAKSYALGRYQMGAQTVAQISNFYTGRYFADGVVKDYDKVPDSIKKTTRDRMIDTAREFIDSNAWVLAGVSSGEKEEIVALNDKLATLFEGR, encoded by the coding sequence TTGAAACACACAATTGAAGAAGTTAAATTGCCAAATGGCGCCCGTGGGCTGCTGATCGATATTCCTGGGGCAACGGTAATGAGCTTCCAATTCCAGTTTAGGGCTGGAAACCGTTATGTTCGTAGTAAGGATATTTACGAAACAGCGCATATCATGGAACACATGGCATTCGGTGCTAACGCCAAGTTTAAAAGCGAGCACGAATACGAGGCCGAGTTTACAAAGAACGGCGCGTATCACAACGCTTACACGAGTGATCTTTCTATGGTGTATGTGGCTGACTGCGCAGACTTTGAATGGGATCGCATTTTTACTTTGCAGCGTGTTGCGATTTGCCAGCCAAAATTCAACGCTCAAGAGCTAGAGGCTGAAAAGGGCAATGTAAAAAGCGAGCTGACAGGATACCTAAACAATCACAACCGAGTCCTTTGGCCAAAAGTACAGCAGCTTCTTGGTGAGGATGTCTATACGTTCTGGCAGCGCCTGCAAACTATTCCTCATGTAACGCTCGCCGATATCCGCGAACACCATAAGCGAACGCACACTGCAAAAAACATGTGCTTCGTTATTGCGGGCAAATTAAACGGACGCAAGGCAGAAATCAAACGCCAGCTTGCCGAGTGGGAACTTCCGGAAGGCGAGCGCTTTGAGGTGCCGAAAGATATCCTTACGAGTGGCAATCCAACGCTGATTCGTCGTAAAGAGGCATCTAACCTAACATTCGGGCTTTCTATGACTATGCCAAGAGAATTAAGCGACGAAGAGGCAGAGGCTATGAACTGTCTCGACCAAATTCTTACTGGCACAATGCATTCGCGTATTTACGGTGCGGCTCGCAAAAAAGGCCTGGCGTATGGTGTTTTCTCTGACACATCGGTAGGATTCCACGACAGTAGCTGGGATTTTGGGGGTCAGGTAAACCTCGAAACGTCATCGGATCTTTTTGATATTATCGTTCGCGAAGTAAAATGCGTGCTCGATGGTAAAATTACCGAAGAAGAATTAGAGGCTGCCAAATCGTATGCGCTCGGTCGTTACCAGATGGGTGCGCAGACAGTTGCACAAATCAGCAACTTCTATACGGGACGTTACTTTGCCGATGGTGTCGTGAAGGATTACGACAAAGTGCCAGATTCTATTAAAAAGACAACGCGTGACCGTATGATCGATACCGCCCGCGAATTTATCGACAGCAATGCGTGGGTGCTTGCTGGCGTGAGCAGTGGCGAAAAAGAAGAAATCGTTGCCTTGAACGACAAACTGGCGACGCTTTTCGAGGGGCGATAA
- the secA gene encoding preprotein translocase subunit SecA, which yields MLNRQKALTKVFGDPQVRILKTLEKKVGAINALTDKYKKMTKPELKKQTEVLKKRLGKKTETLDTLLPDAFALVRESSERVLGMRHFDVQLIGGMALHEGNVAEMKTGEGKTLVATLPTYLNALDGKGVHVVTVNDYLAQRDASWMGELYDFLGLQTGVIVNDASFVYDKDYDNEAHSDPRMRKLRPVSRKEAYAADITYGTNNEFGFDYLRDNMVNEVELLRQRELNFAIVDEVDSILIDEARTPLIISAPAAENPDSYYQFSKIAAKLTPEDYTLDEKRRSVALTDEGVEKVQKLLGIKNLYTPEYVRSVYHMDQALRAQTLFKRDKDYVVTNDGEVIIVDEHTGRLMQGRRYNEGLHQAIEAKEGVPVLQESMTLATISFQNYFRLYNKLSGMTGTAFTEAEEFQQIYSLDVIQIPSNRPVVREDKQDLIFKTEKGKLKAVANAIKEYHELGRPVLVGSASIAKNEMIAAWLDKEKIPYEILNAKNNEREAAIIEKAGEKGAITLATNIAGRGTDIKLGKGVVELGGLVVIGSERHESRRIDNQLRGRGGRQGDPGETQFYVSTEDDLMRIFQGERIASLMDKLGVDEDQPIQNKTVSKTLEAAQKRVEGYNFDTRKNVVQYDNVINRHRRVVYVMRRKILEGDDIKPEIQRLIENKLRELTYVPAKNNPKFVDEFQSVFPVDEKELSVIGAEKKDKTRFELALSEIDRIYTDKENELTPEVMRKVEREVYLQVLDTLWMQHLENMQHLREGIHWRSVGQRDPLVEYRSESQTLFESLQATLRDEVLRAVMHVHKHDVVAKEDEEYDTELTRLAETAVERGVNEVTGGEENRDRDFKAKKAKTTAEASKQKNDARKKKKNQRQNRKKNRK from the coding sequence ATGCTAAACAGACAAAAAGCACTGACAAAGGTGTTTGGTGATCCGCAAGTTCGGATTTTGAAGACGTTAGAAAAAAAGGTAGGGGCTATTAATGCGCTTACCGATAAATACAAAAAAATGACCAAGCCCGAGCTGAAAAAGCAAACGGAAGTCTTAAAAAAACGTCTTGGTAAAAAAACCGAAACACTTGATACTTTGCTGCCAGATGCATTCGCGCTCGTGCGCGAATCAAGCGAGCGCGTGCTTGGCATGCGCCACTTTGATGTGCAGCTAATTGGTGGTATGGCGCTTCACGAAGGTAACGTTGCCGAGATGAAAACGGGTGAGGGTAAAACGCTTGTCGCAACACTTCCAACCTATCTAAATGCACTTGATGGCAAGGGCGTTCATGTAGTAACAGTGAACGACTACCTGGCGCAGCGCGACGCTAGCTGGATGGGTGAATTGTATGATTTCCTTGGCCTGCAGACGGGTGTTATTGTTAACGATGCCTCATTCGTTTACGACAAAGATTACGACAACGAGGCGCACAGCGACCCTCGTATGCGAAAACTTCGCCCCGTTAGTCGTAAAGAGGCCTACGCTGCCGATATTACTTACGGTACAAACAACGAATTTGGATTCGACTATCTTCGCGACAACATGGTGAACGAAGTCGAACTGCTACGTCAGCGCGAACTTAACTTTGCGATCGTCGACGAGGTAGACTCGATTCTTATCGACGAAGCTCGTACGCCGCTCATTATTAGCGCACCTGCTGCCGAAAACCCAGATAGCTACTACCAGTTCTCTAAGATCGCGGCAAAATTAACCCCCGAAGACTATACGCTCGACGAAAAGCGCCGAAGCGTCGCCCTTACCGACGAAGGTGTTGAAAAAGTGCAAAAACTCTTGGGTATAAAAAACTTATACACACCAGAATATGTACGTTCTGTCTACCATATGGACCAGGCACTTCGCGCACAAACATTGTTCAAGCGTGATAAAGACTATGTCGTAACAAATGACGGCGAAGTGATTATTGTCGACGAGCACACCGGTCGTCTTATGCAGGGCCGCCGCTACAACGAAGGCCTTCACCAAGCAATCGAAGCAAAAGAGGGCGTTCCAGTACTTCAAGAAAGCATGACGCTTGCGACAATCTCATTCCAGAACTATTTCCGCTTGTACAACAAGCTTTCTGGTATGACAGGAACGGCATTTACCGAGGCCGAGGAATTCCAGCAGATTTACAGTCTTGATGTTATTCAGATTCCATCGAACAGGCCGGTTGTCCGTGAAGACAAGCAAGACCTTATCTTTAAAACCGAAAAAGGCAAGCTGAAGGCTGTTGCAAACGCGATTAAAGAATATCACGAGCTAGGGCGACCAGTCCTCGTGGGTTCGGCGTCTATTGCGAAAAACGAGATGATCGCGGCGTGGCTCGATAAAGAAAAGATTCCTTACGAAATATTGAACGCAAAAAACAACGAGCGCGAAGCGGCGATTATTGAAAAAGCCGGCGAAAAGGGAGCAATTACGCTTGCAACCAATATCGCGGGTCGTGGTACCGACATTAAGCTTGGGAAGGGTGTTGTGGAGCTAGGTGGCCTTGTGGTTATTGGCTCGGAGCGTCACGAATCACGACGTATCGACAACCAGCTTCGTGGCCGTGGCGGGCGCCAGGGCGACCCAGGTGAAACGCAGTTTTACGTATCGACCGAAGACGACCTTATGCGTATTTTCCAGGGTGAGCGAATCGCGAGTCTTATGGATAAGCTAGGCGTCGATGAAGACCAGCCGATCCAAAACAAGACTGTTTCTAAGACACTTGAAGCCGCGCAAAAACGTGTCGAAGGCTACAACTTCGATACTCGAAAAAACGTGGTTCAATACGACAACGTCATCAACCGTCACCGCCGCGTCGTGTATGTTATGCGCCGCAAGATTCTAGAGGGTGACGATATCAAGCCAGAAATCCAGCGCCTTATCGAAAACAAACTGCGTGAGCTGACGTATGTTCCCGCAAAGAACAATCCAAAGTTTGTCGACGAGTTCCAGAGTGTCTTTCCTGTCGATGAAAAAGAGCTTTCTGTTATTGGTGCCGAGAAAAAAGACAAAACTCGCTTTGAGCTGGCGCTAAGCGAAATCGATCGGATTTATACCGACAAAGAGAACGAGCTCACTCCAGAAGTTATGCGAAAAGTCGAGCGCGAAGTCTATCTGCAGGTGCTCGATACTCTATGGATGCAACACCTCGAAAACATGCAACATCTTCGCGAAGGAATTCACTGGCGCAGTGTTGGTCAGCGCGATCCATTGGTTGAATATCGCTCAGAATCCCAAACTCTGTTCGAGAGTTTACAGGCGACACTTCGCGACGAAGTGCTTCGTGCGGTAATGCATGTCCACAAGCACGACGTTGTTGCAAAAGAAGATGAAGAATACGATACAGAGCTGACACGTCTTGCAGAAACAGCAGTTGAGCGTGGCGTTAACGAAGTAACGGGTGGTGAAGAAAACCGCGATCGTGACTTTAAGGCAAAAAAGGCAAAGACGACTGCCGAAGCGAGCAAGCAAAAGAACGATGCTCGCAAAAAGAAGAAAAACCAGCGTCAAAACCGCAAAAAGAATCGAAAATAA
- the raiA gene encoding ribosome-associated translation inhibitor RaiA, with product MIEAITITGIKYDLDDTTKKYVTKKIGRLDRYLPKHARKSVTADVRLKEVNKDHGNKYEAEVVLTVPGGVVEASDSTVNMLAAVDIVEMKLMTQLRKYKQATMPHVGSRGVLSRFKRSYARES from the coding sequence ATGATTGAAGCAATCACCATAACGGGCATCAAGTACGATCTCGATGACACGACGAAAAAGTATGTCACCAAAAAGATCGGTCGCCTTGATCGCTACCTGCCAAAGCACGCACGCAAAAGCGTAACGGCTGATGTGCGACTAAAAGAAGTCAACAAAGACCACGGTAATAAATACGAGGCCGAGGTGGTATTAACAGTCCCCGGTGGCGTTGTTGAAGCAAGCGACTCAACGGTAAATATGCTTGCTGCGGTGGATATTGTAGAGATGAAACTAATGACACAGCTACGCAAATATAAACAGGCGACTATGCCGCATGTCGGAAGCCGCGGCGTACTAAGTCGCTTTAAGCGTAGTTACGCCCGCGAATCGTAA
- the serS gene encoding serine--tRNA ligase, whose protein sequence is MLDIRYIRENADAVQENARRKGYDVTIAEVLRLDASKRQLQQQADQLREQRNDISSRMKGERPSDELIAEGKAIKDQLGTIETNLREADEAFTTLLKKVPNMALNDVPVGATEDENVVAKKVGEPRTFDFAVKNHAELADARGWLDKERAAKVAGSRFAYLKGDLVKLQFGLIQMIMDKLSDQAFIDEIIAENNLNVSNKPFLPVLPPYMLRTELYDAMDRLEPSDDRYKIEGDDLWLQGSAEHVLGSMHADEIIDEKQLPLRYIGYATSFRREAGTYGKDMEGMFRMHQFDKLEMESLGTAENGLNEHLFMIAVQEKIMQMLEIPYQVLMKCTADIGKPNARGVDIEAWLPGQSKYRETHTADYMTDYQARRLKTRVRRENGTVELIHTNDATGLPLSRGPIAILENHQQADGTIRIPEALRPYMGGREIL, encoded by the coding sequence ATGTTAGACATCCGATATATCCGAGAGAATGCCGATGCCGTGCAAGAAAACGCACGCCGCAAAGGTTACGACGTCACTATTGCGGAAGTTTTGCGTTTGGACGCATCCAAAAGGCAGCTTCAGCAGCAAGCGGATCAACTCCGCGAGCAGCGCAATGACATCTCCTCTCGTATGAAGGGTGAACGTCCGAGTGATGAGCTTATCGCCGAAGGAAAAGCAATTAAAGATCAGTTAGGAACGATCGAAACAAACCTCCGCGAAGCCGACGAAGCATTTACGACACTCCTTAAAAAAGTGCCAAATATGGCACTAAACGACGTACCTGTAGGGGCGACCGAAGATGAAAACGTGGTTGCTAAAAAAGTTGGCGAGCCTCGCACGTTCGACTTTGCAGTAAAGAACCACGCCGAGCTAGCCGATGCCCGTGGCTGGCTAGATAAAGAACGCGCAGCAAAAGTCGCCGGCTCTCGCTTTGCCTACCTAAAGGGTGATCTTGTGAAGTTACAGTTTGGCCTTATTCAAATGATTATGGACAAGCTCAGCGATCAGGCGTTTATCGATGAAATAATTGCCGAAAACAATTTGAACGTCAGCAACAAACCATTCCTGCCGGTTCTGCCTCCGTACATGTTGCGGACAGAGCTTTACGATGCGATGGATCGACTGGAGCCTAGCGACGATCGCTACAAGATTGAAGGCGACGATTTGTGGCTTCAGGGAAGTGCCGAGCATGTTCTTGGAAGCATGCACGCCGATGAAATCATCGACGAAAAGCAGCTACCACTCCGCTATATTGGGTACGCTACCAGCTTCCGCCGCGAAGCTGGGACATACGGCAAAGATATGGAAGGTATGTTCCGCATGCACCAGTTCGACAAGCTCGAAATGGAGAGCTTGGGCACTGCCGAAAACGGGCTCAATGAGCACCTGTTCATGATTGCGGTGCAAGAAAAAATCATGCAAATGCTTGAGATTCCGTATCAGGTACTTATGAAATGCACGGCTGATATTGGTAAGCCAAACGCGCGCGGTGTCGATATTGAAGCGTGGCTACCGGGGCAGAGTAAATATCGCGAAACACACACGGCCGACTACATGACCGACTACCAGGCGCGTCGCCTTAAGACGCGCGTTCGCCGCGAAAATGGAACTGTCGAGCTGATTCACACGAACGACGCGACAGGTTTACCGCTTAGTCGTGGGCCTATTGCTATCCTCGAAAATCACCAGCAAGCCGATGGAACAATACGTATTCCCGAAGCACTTCGGCCGTACATGGGCGGCCGCGAGATTCTTTAA
- a CDS encoding ABC transporter permease, which produces MSIRDTIRRAGRSLRQAKARTLLTSLAISVGAFTVTVALAAGAGGQAYTDDLIANNGDAGNLMVFAKVDENGDSDAPKEYGTESVSTKQGILSNQDIKKIQAVEGVGEITPEYNISAAYMTSGNTGKKYETPLSIKADQTALPLLAGTLTNNQIPKGKVVIPEAYLESLGFKTAEEALGKTITVRIEKPRAGFAAADHIDKTFTIAAVDKKSTLVMRYQAALRLSVDDGRAIYEFQTAGLTQSDEYQALNVRVKDGANIEDVQKAVEAAGYSVFSLKDIQETLFQFISVVQWGAAGFGFLAILASIFGIINTQYISVLERTQQIGLMKALGARRKDIGRLFRYEAAWVGFLGGAMGTALAVATSLLNPFITKSLNLEPGTELLKFEPMTSIVLILSLMIIAVGAGYFPARKAARLDPIEALRTE; this is translated from the coding sequence ATGAGTATTCGCGATACAATCCGTCGCGCTGGTCGTAGTTTACGACAGGCAAAGGCGCGCACGCTTTTAACTAGCCTCGCTATTAGTGTCGGTGCGTTTACGGTGACCGTTGCACTTGCTGCTGGCGCTGGCGGTCAGGCATATACTGATGATCTTATCGCGAATAACGGCGATGCAGGCAATCTTATGGTATTTGCAAAAGTCGATGAAAACGGCGATAGTGACGCTCCGAAAGAATATGGCACTGAAAGTGTCTCAACGAAACAAGGTATTCTAAGTAACCAGGATATTAAAAAAATCCAAGCGGTTGAGGGTGTGGGGGAAATTACGCCAGAATACAATATTAGTGCGGCGTATATGACGAGCGGCAATACAGGCAAAAAATACGAAACCCCGCTCAGCATCAAGGCAGATCAAACAGCACTTCCTTTGCTTGCAGGAACGCTAACAAACAACCAAATTCCAAAAGGAAAAGTGGTTATACCCGAGGCATATCTTGAATCATTAGGATTTAAGACGGCCGAAGAGGCGCTTGGTAAAACAATAACCGTGCGAATAGAAAAGCCACGCGCAGGATTTGCCGCAGCCGATCATATCGACAAGACCTTCACGATTGCGGCGGTGGATAAAAAATCAACGTTGGTAATGCGCTACCAGGCTGCGTTACGACTTTCTGTCGATGACGGCCGGGCTATTTACGAATTCCAGACGGCCGGTTTGACGCAGAGTGACGAATACCAGGCCTTGAATGTCCGCGTAAAAGACGGGGCTAATATCGAGGATGTTCAAAAAGCGGTTGAAGCGGCCGGATACTCAGTCTTCTCGTTGAAAGATATTCAGGAAACGCTTTTCCAGTTTATTAGCGTTGTTCAATGGGGCGCGGCAGGATTCGGATTCTTGGCCATATTGGCCTCGATATTCGGAATCATCAACACCCAGTACATTAGCGTGCTTGAGCGCACTCAGCAAATTGGGCTTATGAAAGCCTTGGGTGCTCGCCGTAAAGACATTGGTCGTCTCTTTCGTTATGAGGCTGCCTGGGTAGGATTTCTTGGCGGTGCAATGGGAACGGCCCTGGCTGTCGCAACCAGCTTGTTGAATCCATTTATCACAAAAAGCCTTAATCTCGAGCCTGGCACAGAACTACTGAAGTTTGAGCCAATGACAAGCATTGTCTTGATTTTAAGCCTCATGATTATTGCCGTTGGCGCAGGATATTTTCCAGCACGAAAGGCAGCAAGGCTCGATCCAATCGAGGCGCTCCGAACCGAGTAG